From a region of the Podospora pseudopauciseta strain CBS 411.78 chromosome 7 map unlocalized CBS411.78m_7, whole genome shotgun sequence genome:
- the ERG24 gene encoding erg24, C-14 sterol reductase (COG:I; COG:T; EggNog:ENOG503NUSE) produces the protein MGSKAQQPIEASRKKPEYEFFGPPGAALISFVLPPLVYAITFACNDLSGCPAPSLLHPKNLDLNVLKREVGWPQDGWPGLFSWEATGWTLAFYLFNAILYRILPATETEGTVLRSGGRLKYRFNAFSTTMFCIVAAAAGTIAQGAEFPLWTYITDNYVQILTANTLIAYALATFVYVRSFSVKPGNPENRELAAGGVTGNMIYDWYIGRELNPRVTLPFIGEIDIKEWMELRPGMLTYILLNGAFIAKQYRNYGYVTDSIVFVAVVQTLYVLDGQYMEPAIMTTMDITTDGFGFMLSFGDLVWVPFIYTQQTRYLATHPQTLGPLGLAGVGALLVLGFAIFRLSNSQKNDFRTNPNDPKLAHLKYMPTKAGTRLLISGWWGIARHINYFGDWLQAWPYSLPTGLAGYTILSAGSAAVDGATRMLDGRQVIPGEAKGWGIIFTYFYVLYFAILLIHRDRRDDEKCAKKYGEDWEKYKKTVRWRIIPYIY, from the exons ATGGGTTCCAAAGCACAGCAACCCATCGAGGCGTCGCGCAAGAAGCCCGAGTACGAGTTCTTTGGACC ACCCGGCGCTGCCCTGATCAGCTTcgtcctcccacccctcgtCTACGCCATCACCTTTGCGTGTAACGATCTGTCCGGCTGCCCAGCGccttccctcctccatcccaaaAACCTCGATCTCAATGTGTTGAAGCGCGAAGTTGGTTGGCCACAAGATGGGTGGCCTGGTCTCTTCAGTTGGGAGGCCACAGGGTGGACCTTGGCTTTCTACCTCTTCAACGCCATCCTGTACAGAATCCTTCCCGCGACCGAGACCGAGGGCACAGTTTTGCGAAGTGGTGGCCGGTTGAAGTACAGATTCAAtgccttctccaccaccatgtTCTGCATCgttgctgccgccgccggtaCCATCGCCCAGGGCGCCGAGTTCCCCCTTTGGACCTACATCACCGACAACTATGTGCAGATTCTGACTGCCAACACACTCATTGCCTATGCGCTCGCGACTTTTGTCTACGTTCGCAGCTTCAGCGTCAAGCCTGGCAACCCCGAGAATCGTGAGCTTGCTGCCGGTGGCGTTACTGGCAACATGATATACGACTGGTACATTGGGCGCGAGCTCAACCCACGcgtcaccctccccttcattGGCGAGATCGACATCAAAGAGTGGATGGAGTTGCGCCCCGGCATGCTGACCTACATTTTGCTGAACGGGGCTTTCATTGCGAAGCAGTACCGCAACTATGGCTATGTCACCGACAGCATCGTCTTCGTGGCTGTCGTGCAGACACTTTACGTCTTGGACGGCCAGTACATGGAGCCCGCCATCATGACGACTATGGATATTACCACCGATGGGTTTGGGTTCATGCTTTCGTTTGGTGACCTTGTCTGGGTTCCATTCATCTACACCCAGCAGACACGTTACCTTGCCACCCACCCACAGACGCTGGGTCCTTTGGGACTTGCCGGTGTCGGTGCTTTGTTGGTGCTCGGCTTTGCCATCTTCCGCCTGTCCAACAGCCAGAAGAATGACTTCCGCACCAACCCTAATGACCCCAAGCTGGCTCATCTCAAGTATATGCCCACCAAGGCGGGCACTCGTCTGCTCATCTCTGGCTGGTGGGGCATTGCCAGACACATCAACTACTTTGGTGACTGGCTTCAGGCTTGGCCCTACAGTTTGCCCACCGGGCTTGCCGGCTACACCATCCTGTCTGCAGGAAGTGCTGCTGTGGATGGCGCGACCAGGATGCTTGACGGCCGCCAGGTTATCCCCGGTGAGGCCAAGGGGTGGGGCATCATCTTCACCTACTTTTACGTCTTGTACTTTGCCATTCTGTTGATCCACCGTGACCGCAGAGACGACGAGAAGTGCGCCAAGAAGTATGGCGAGGACTGGGAGAAGTATAAGAAGACTGTCCGATGGAGGATCATTCCTTACATCTACTGA
- the SMD2 gene encoding mRNA splicing protein (COG:A; EggNog:ENOG503P45M; BUSCO:EOG09265IT6) codes for MSDVNIQALLNKPRNECTEYEIAQLEAYEMSNGPLSLLQTAVRSHSQVLISIRSNRKLLARVKAFDRHCNMILENVKEMWTETPVHNGKKGRPVNKDRFISKMFLRGDSVILVLLS; via the exons ATGTCTGACGTTAACATCCA GGCACTTCTCAACAAGCCTCGTAACGAGTGCAC TGAGTATGAGATTGCTCAACTG GAAGCCTATGAGATGAGCAATGGGCCGctttccctcctccagaCGGCCGTCCGCAGTCACTCTCAGGTTTTGATTAGCATTCGGTCAAATCGCAAGCT TCTTGCCAGAGTGAAGGCTTTTGACAGGCATTGCAACAT GATTCTTGAGAACGTC AAAGAGATGTGGACCGAGACTCCAGTACACAACGGAAAGAAGGGCCGGCCGGTGAACAAGGATCGGTTTATCAGCAAGAT GTTCTTGCGGGGTGATAGTGTCATTCTCGTTTTGCTCAGCTGA
- the BGL4_2 gene encoding beta-glucosidase (CAZy:GH3; COG:G; EggNog:ENOG503NVBN), with translation MQLIHAAFWLPFLAARAAPADNHAQLIKRDLAYSPPVYPSPWMNPEADGWAEAYVKAREFVSQMTLLEKVNLTTGTGWASEQCVGQVGAIPRLGLRSLCMHDAPLGIRGTDYNSAFPSGQTAAATWDRQLMYRRGYAIGKEAKGKGINVILGPVAGPLGRMPAAGRNWEGFSPDPVLTGVGMAETVKGHQDAGVIACAKHFIGNEQEHFRQVGEARGYGFNISETLSSNIDDKTMHELYLWPFADAVRAGVGSFMCSYQQVNNSYGCQNSKLMNGLLKDELGFQGFVLSDWQAQHTGAAAAAAGLDMSMPGDTEFNTGVSFWGTNLTVAVLNGTVPAYRIDDMAMRIMAAFFKVEKSIELDPINFSFWSLDTYGPIHWAAGEGYQQINYHVDVRADHANLIREIAAKGTVLLKNTGSLPLNKPKFVAVIGEDAGPNPNGPNSCADRGCNNGTLAMGWGSGTANFPYLITPDAALQAQAIKDGSRYESILTNYASSQTRALVSQDNVTAIVFVNADSGEGYINFEGNMGDRNNLTLWRGGDNLVKNVSRWCSNTIVVIHSTGPVLISEWYDSPNITAILWAGLPGQESGNSITDVLYGKVNPSGKSPFTWGATREGYGADVLYTPNNGEGAPQQDFSEGVFIDYRYFDKANTSVIYEFGHGLSYTTFEYSNIQVTKKNAGPYKPTTGQTAPAPTFGNFSTDLSDYLFPDEEFPYVYQYIYPYLNTTDPRNASGDPHFGQTAEEFMPPHAIDDSPQPLLPSSGKNSPGGNQALYDILYEVTADITNTGEIVGDEVVQLYVSLGGPDDPKVVLRDFGKLRIEPGQTAKFRGLLTRRDLSNWDVVSQDWVISEHTKTVFVGKSSRDLGLSAVLE, from the exons ATGCAGCTTATACATGCAGCCTTCTGGCTACCCTTTCTTGCTGCCAGAGCCGCACCTGCTGACAACCACGCACAGCTCATCAAGAGAGACCTCGCGTACTCACCTCCCGTCTACCCTTCGCCATGGATGAACCCGGAAGCCGATGGATGGGCAGAGGCGTATGTGAAAGCTCGGGAGTTTGTCTCCCAGATGACGCTGTTGGAGAAGGTCAACTTGACGACTGGTACTGG TTGGGCCTCGGAGCAATGTGTCGGTCAAGTAGGAGCTATCCCTCGCCTGGGGCTCCGCAGTCTTTGCATGCACGACGCCCCCCTTGGTATCCGTGGAACCGACTACAATTCCGCCTTCCCTTCAGGTCAGACAGCTGCTGCTACATGGGACCGCCAGTTGATGTACCGCCGTGGTTATGCCATTGGCAAGGaagccaagggcaaggggatCAACGTGATTCTTGGACCTGTCGCCGGCCCTCTTGGTCGGATGCCCGCTGCTGGGCGAAATTGGGAGGGTTTCTCTCCGGATCCGGTCTTGACTGGAGTCGGCATGGCCGAGACTGTCAAGGGACATCAGGATGCGGGCGTGATTGCATGCGCAAAGCACTTTATTGGCAATGAACAAG AACACTTCCGCCAAGTCGGCGAGGCTCGCGGTTATGGGTTCAACATCAGCGAGACTCTTTCCTCCAACATTGACGACAAGACGATGCACGAGCTTTACCTCTGGCCCTTTGCCGATGCCGTCCGCGCCGGTGTAGGCTCTTTTATGTGCAGCTACCAGCAGGTCAACAACTCCTATGGATGCCAAAATTCCAAGCTTATGAACGGTCTTTTGAAGGATGAGTTGGGCTTCCAGGGGTTCGTCTTGAGTGATTGGCAGGCCCAGCATACCGGTGCAGCTGCCGCCGCGGCTGGTCTCGACATGTCGATGCCCGGAGATACCGAGTTCAACACTGGCGTCAGCTTCTGGGGTACCAACCTCACTGTGGCTGTGCTCAACGGTACTGTTCCAGCTTATCGGATCGACGACATGGCCATGCGTATCATGGCAGCTTTCTTCAAGGTGGAGAAGAGCATTGAACTGGACCCCATCAACTTCAGTTTCTGGTCACTCGACACTTATGGGCCCATTCACTGGGCCGCGGGCGAGGGCTACCAGCAGATCAACTATCACGTCGATGTCCGGGCTGACCATGCAAACCTCATCCGTGAAATCGCTGCCAAGGGTACCGTTCTTCTCAAGAACACCGGCTCCCTGCCCCTGAACAAGCCCAAGTTTGTGGCGGTGATTGGAGAGGATGCCGGACCTAACCCCAACGGACCCAATTCTTGTGCCGATCGCGGGTGCAACAACGGCACACTCGCGATGGGCTGGGGTTCTGGCACTGCCAACTTTCCTTACCTCATCACGCCAGACGCTGCCCTGCAGGCCCAGGCCATCAAGGATGGGTCTCGCTATGAGAGCATTCTGACCAACTATGCGTCATCCCAGACCAGGGCCTTGGTATCGCAGGATAACGTCACCGCCATTGTTTTCGTCAACGCTGACTCTGGTGAGGGATACATCAACTTTGAAGGCAACATGGGCGATCGCAACAACTTGACACTCTGGAGAGGCGGCGATAACCTGGTCAAGAACGTTTCCAGATGGTGCAGCAACACAATTGTGGTCATCCACTCAACCGGTCCCGTTCTCATCAGCGAGTGGTATGATAGCCCGAACATCACTGCCATCCTCTGGGCCGGTCTTCCTGGACAAGAATCCGGCAACTCCATCACCGATGTTCTCTACGGCAAGGTGAACCCCTCTGGCAAGTCGCCATTCACCTGGGGCGCCACCCGCGAGGGCTACGGCGCTGATGTTCTTTACACCCCCAACAATGGCGAGGGCGCACCCCAGCAGGACTTTTCCGAGGGTGTGTTTATTGACTACCGCTACTTTGACAAGGCCAACACATCTGTCATTTATGAGTTTGGCCACGGCTTGAGTTATACTACCTTTGAGTACAGCAACATCCAGGTTACAAAGAAGAACGCTGGCCCCTACAAGCCAACGACAGGCCAGACAGCTCCCGCGCCGACTTTTGGGAACTTTTCGACGGATCTTAGCGATTACCTGTTCCCCGACGAGGAGTTCCCCTATGTCTATCAGTATATCTACCCCtatctcaacaccaccgacccGAGGAATGCTTCTGGCGACCCGCACTTTGGCCAGACGGCCGAGGAGTTTATGCCCCCGCACGCGATTGACGACTCGCCTCAGCCGTTGTTGCCGTCTTCGGGCAAGAACTCTCCCGGTGGCAACCAGGCGCTGTACGATATCCTGTACGAAGTCACGGCGGATATCACCAACACAGGGGAGATTGTGGGAGATGAGGTGGTCCAGCTGTATGTCTCTCTTGGCGGGCCTGATGACCCCAAGGTGGTGCTGCGCGACTTTGGCAAGCTCAGGATCGAGCCGGGTCAGACGGCCAAGTTTAGGGGGCtgttgacgaggagggatTTGAGCAACTGGGATGTGGTGAGCCAGGATTGGGTCATTAGTGAGCACACCAAGACGGTGTTTGTGGGGAAGAGCAGTAGGGATTTGGGGTTGAGCGCTGTTTTGGAGTGA